The proteins below are encoded in one region of Bremerella sp. P1:
- a CDS encoding BBP7 family outer membrane beta-barrel protein, giving the protein MKLNYSTLAFSIAAVLLGGGRSFAQEGYAPMGSPYPAGAPAPYDPTGMPPAGMPPGYAPQAMMGAPGPMGPMAAPGPMMGGPAPYAYMAAANANGQPAPGMEYGGPIDGSMYEPAGNYVQYENVAGGACNDCGDGCALPPRAYGSFDSLLVWRHGGNYPAILTTSDPADEGVLGAPTTSVLFGDGYESGDAGIGGRITIGLWLDDYQNWSAGGRILALEEEGATYSTTSDAFSTLAFPFYNTNTGMQDSVVVALPGSGTNAADNTTVNLNNENSLYMGDIFVTKHIHTNHGNRWDFVTGYSYAKLEDSFSISAQYTNQDTGGSVAVGDVVAYTDSFAAINEFHGGQLGLIAEFQDGPFSWRAMGKISLGGMKQEATISGLTTVNGAFSSNNGIYARSTNSGSYSRDQFAYIPEANVDMIYAYNCNLDFKLGATFVYFSDVATGATLINPNIDPSVLNPTDPQFNFIEQDFWVLGMTFGMEYHY; this is encoded by the coding sequence ATGAAGCTTAACTACTCCACCCTAGCTTTCTCGATCGCGGCCGTATTACTCGGCGGCGGTCGATCCTTTGCCCAAGAGGGTTACGCTCCGATGGGATCCCCATATCCTGCCGGTGCTCCTGCTCCCTATGATCCTACCGGAATGCCACCAGCCGGGATGCCACCAGGGTACGCACCACAAGCGATGATGGGTGCTCCAGGTCCCATGGGACCAATGGCTGCCCCAGGCCCAATGATGGGTGGCCCAGCTCCTTACGCTTATATGGCTGCGGCAAATGCCAACGGTCAACCGGCGCCCGGCATGGAGTATGGCGGACCGATTGATGGTTCGATGTACGAACCAGCTGGCAATTACGTTCAATACGAAAACGTTGCCGGCGGTGCCTGCAACGATTGCGGCGACGGCTGTGCTCTTCCGCCTCGTGCTTACGGAAGCTTCGACAGTTTGCTCGTTTGGCGTCACGGCGGTAACTACCCTGCTATCCTGACTACCAGCGATCCGGCTGACGAAGGCGTTCTCGGTGCTCCTACCACGAGTGTCCTGTTCGGCGATGGCTACGAATCAGGCGACGCCGGCATCGGCGGCCGTATCACCATCGGCCTGTGGCTGGACGACTATCAAAACTGGAGTGCTGGCGGTCGCATCCTGGCACTGGAAGAAGAAGGGGCTACCTACAGCACGACTTCCGATGCGTTCTCAACGCTGGCCTTCCCGTTCTATAACACGAACACCGGTATGCAGGACTCGGTTGTTGTGGCCTTGCCTGGTTCCGGTACGAATGCTGCCGACAACACGACCGTCAATCTGAACAACGAAAACTCGCTGTACATGGGCGACATCTTCGTTACCAAGCACATTCATACCAATCACGGTAATCGCTGGGACTTCGTTACCGGTTACAGCTACGCTAAGCTCGAAGACAGTTTCTCGATCAGTGCTCAGTACACCAACCAAGATACGGGTGGTTCGGTAGCCGTCGGCGACGTGGTTGCCTACACCGACAGCTTCGCGGCTATCAACGAATTCCACGGCGGCCAGCTCGGTCTGATTGCAGAATTCCAAGACGGCCCATTCAGCTGGCGTGCGATGGGTAAGATCAGCCTCGGTGGTATGAAGCAAGAGGCAACGATCTCTGGCTTGACGACCGTCAACGGTGCCTTCTCCAGCAACAACGGTATCTACGCTCGCAGCACGAACTCAGGTAGTTACAGCCGCGATCAATTCGCTTACATCCCTGAAGCGAACGTCGACATGATCTACGCTTACAACTGCAACCTCGACTTCAAGCTGGGTGCCACCTTCGTTTACTTCAGCGACGTGGCAACCGGAGCGACCTTGATCAATCCGAACATCGACCCAAGTGTGCTCAACCCAACCGATCCTCAGTTCAACTTCATTGAACAGGACTTCTGGGTTTTGGGCATGACCTTCGGTATGGAATACCACTACTAA
- a CDS encoding preprotein translocase subunit SecA, which produces MDTNQQTLEAPQAEETNKPEAPKRGAPRKFRVNPLGSAYSQVTRSGLARFVAKLPLIDRFEEQLKDLSDRDLRKYSLGLRHRAKSGETLHKLLPEAFALVRIAGARTLNMRHYEVQLIGGMIMFNGSIAEMETGEGKTLTATLPTYLYALPGKGVHVATVNDYLAARDAELMMPIYKMLGMSVGVIESQMSSPDRRKAYACDITYGTSKEFGFDFLRDRLLIRQTREQGLGVLGPLLAGKSEKSEEPVQREHFFALVDEADSVLIDDARTPLVISAIPGEAEKVAVACHQWAAKSEAEFEEDHHYEYDHDKKSVELTVTGRLLVRQIPKPKLLDTVGLVDLYDYVERAIKVKRDFHSGQHYVIRDGEVVIVDESTGRIAEGRKWSYGIHQAIEAKEGVEVTVATGQAARITVQDLFLRYRHLGGMTGTASSSKGEFKKIYKLNVIKCPTNRIPQRKLWPDRVFGNGDAKWAAIVDEIREIHSQGRPVLVGTRTIEKSEHLSKLLEEQGIEHEVLNAHQVAVEADIVSRAGQPGKVTVATNMAGRGTDIKLGDGVHELGGLHVICTELHDSARIDRQLVGRCGRQGDPGSTRQFMALDDDCLLVGLGPSRYKKLVAYGEERLGELPGYSKLFRRAQRKIEKKHFSDRKVLLYHEKQRKKMHREMGQDPYLDSPD; this is translated from the coding sequence TTGGATACGAATCAACAGACCTTGGAAGCACCCCAGGCGGAAGAGACGAACAAGCCGGAAGCTCCGAAACGGGGCGCTCCTCGCAAGTTTCGTGTGAATCCATTGGGCTCGGCCTATTCGCAGGTAACACGCTCGGGCCTCGCACGCTTTGTGGCGAAGTTGCCGTTGATCGATCGCTTCGAAGAACAACTGAAAGACCTCTCGGATCGCGACCTGCGTAAATACAGTCTGGGCCTGCGACACCGGGCCAAGAGTGGCGAAACGCTGCACAAGCTGCTGCCTGAGGCATTTGCGTTGGTCCGCATCGCTGGCGCTCGCACTTTGAATATGCGCCATTACGAGGTGCAGCTGATCGGCGGGATGATCATGTTCAATGGTTCCATCGCCGAGATGGAGACCGGTGAAGGGAAAACGCTTACCGCGACCCTGCCAACCTATCTTTACGCGCTTCCTGGCAAGGGAGTGCATGTGGCCACGGTGAACGACTACCTGGCCGCTCGTGATGCCGAGCTGATGATGCCCATCTATAAGATGTTGGGGATGAGTGTCGGCGTGATCGAATCCCAGATGTCCTCGCCAGACCGGCGAAAAGCTTATGCGTGTGACATTACTTATGGGACTTCCAAGGAATTTGGGTTCGACTTCCTGCGAGATCGGCTGCTGATCCGTCAAACACGGGAACAAGGCCTTGGCGTGCTGGGGCCGCTGCTAGCGGGCAAATCCGAGAAAAGTGAAGAGCCTGTTCAACGAGAGCACTTCTTTGCTCTCGTGGACGAAGCGGACAGTGTTTTGATCGACGACGCCCGAACGCCGTTGGTGATCAGCGCAATCCCTGGCGAGGCGGAAAAAGTCGCGGTGGCTTGCCATCAATGGGCAGCCAAGAGCGAAGCGGAATTCGAGGAAGATCACCATTACGAATACGACCATGACAAGAAGTCGGTCGAGCTGACCGTTACGGGGCGATTGCTGGTCCGGCAGATCCCCAAGCCAAAGCTGTTGGATACGGTCGGACTGGTTGATCTGTACGACTATGTCGAACGCGCCATCAAGGTGAAACGCGACTTCCACAGCGGACAGCACTATGTCATCCGAGATGGGGAAGTCGTGATCGTCGACGAGTCGACAGGCCGTATCGCGGAAGGCCGCAAGTGGAGCTACGGCATCCATCAGGCGATTGAAGCCAAAGAAGGTGTTGAGGTGACGGTCGCCACGGGGCAAGCCGCCCGAATCACGGTTCAGGACCTCTTCTTACGCTACCGGCACCTGGGCGGAATGACCGGTACGGCCTCGAGTTCCAAAGGGGAATTCAAGAAGATTTATAAGCTAAATGTGATTAAGTGTCCGACCAACCGCATCCCGCAGCGAAAACTTTGGCCCGATCGTGTGTTCGGAAATGGCGATGCGAAGTGGGCAGCGATTGTGGATGAGATTCGCGAGATCCATTCGCAAGGACGACCTGTGCTGGTTGGTACGCGTACGATCGAAAAGAGTGAGCATCTTTCTAAGCTGTTAGAAGAGCAAGGCATCGAACACGAAGTCCTCAATGCTCACCAGGTTGCCGTCGAAGCCGACATCGTTTCTCGTGCCGGGCAGCCAGGAAAAGTAACCGTCGCGACGAACATGGCCGGTCGCGGTACCGACATCAAGTTGGGAGATGGTGTCCACGAATTAGGTGGGCTTCACGTCATTTGTACGGAGCTGCACGACTCGGCTCGAATCGACCGCCAGTTGGTTGGGCGTTGTGGTCGTCAGGGAGACCCCGGCAGTACGCGGCAGTTCATGGCCTTGGATGACGATTGTTTGCTGGTTGGCCTGGGGCCGTCACGCTACAAGAAGCTGGTCGCCTATGGAGAAGAGCGGCTGGGCGAGTTGCCAGGCTATTCGAAGCTCTTCCGTCGAGCCCAGCGCAAGATCGAGAAGAAGCACTTCAGCGACCGCAAGGTTCTGCTCTATCACGAGAAACAGCGCAAGAAGATGCATCGCGAAATGGGCCAGGACCCTTATCTGGATTCGCCAGATTAA
- a CDS encoding SdrD B-like domain-containing protein, translating into MKKNKSRQHRVPSKVNKRAKRQRAIRRMEPLESRSMLAGDVLSAVHNDYMPHDVNADGVFDQMDVDTLLSNLQTKQTVARSLLEGEQTLYLDVDNDGRLTNRDLLSAMDALSLEGELADDTFSADVNLRLITTGGNVDETQTGQADLNESFELQVWVKDTSTTPSGIDAVYVDISFDASLLTLDPATGIVLGTGFTENTGDTPNNVTPYGALNGAQDFIDYAEPNTLRFIGGQSQASGVTDVALGRLVATLTFTTVAEGTVDFSVVVADNPQSADPDDLVSSFNNTARNGEVFNDANVNATFFEGSSTAEISRWTGGTVSLDIMADPVAGANFDSYEVVEDYLETEAGGDNDPPVVTIGGIQYYALDVLVNDLDGNLDPVAAPRSRFEIIDVSTPAEGTVMVLDNAQSVQAITDEGIMSHQVLLYQVPTGVGGISDIFTYTVNDTDLVNNPTGETEATVFISITEVDQEVVIDPDPLEVDVEAGVPTDPINVMDNVTPGEPSDVPTFITFCDENGDELTPSDLQGTFTAFLDENDNPTGEFTYESDIPGLVETITYKVSDGGDQITTGTIVFKTLFDSLLTGVVYFDVDNDGVVDENADTNASPEKRIGGVTIELLDDGGSVVATSVTDASGFYSFAGFDEGTYSVRITDPAFTRKGLTTTGGFTLSGSTIEDIQVGGGEPGTYTGLNFGYIGRDYQYIGLGDAIASNTEDSITLAFSNTGGLDSLEWYAVDMGWENLVQVRSDLSYFDAETGASQIAFEISVDGLDDPVLVVQAFSTSTPGYMVVANGPDGMIVRINGAGEEIMTNMTAAIDAAFAAL; encoded by the coding sequence ATGAAAAAGAACAAGAGCCGCCAGCACCGCGTTCCCTCCAAAGTAAACAAGCGAGCCAAACGTCAGCGAGCGATTCGCCGCATGGAACCGTTGGAGTCTCGATCTATGCTGGCGGGGGATGTGCTTTCCGCCGTCCATAACGACTACATGCCGCACGATGTCAACGCCGACGGCGTGTTCGACCAAATGGACGTCGATACGCTGCTCTCGAATTTGCAGACGAAACAGACGGTTGCCCGCAGCCTGCTGGAAGGGGAACAAACCCTTTATCTCGACGTCGACAATGACGGTCGCTTGACCAACCGCGACCTGCTTTCCGCGATGGACGCTTTGTCGCTGGAAGGGGAACTTGCCGATGACACGTTCAGTGCCGACGTGAATCTCCGCCTGATCACCACCGGTGGCAATGTCGATGAAACGCAGACCGGCCAAGCGGATTTGAATGAGAGCTTCGAGCTCCAGGTGTGGGTTAAAGATACCTCCACCACCCCATCCGGCATCGACGCGGTCTATGTCGACATCAGTTTCGATGCATCGCTCCTGACGCTAGACCCGGCTACAGGCATCGTTTTGGGGACAGGGTTTACCGAAAATACGGGCGACACCCCCAATAATGTTACGCCCTATGGTGCGTTAAACGGTGCACAGGACTTCATCGACTATGCCGAGCCGAACACACTGCGGTTCATCGGCGGTCAATCACAAGCCAGTGGGGTGACTGATGTAGCACTAGGTCGATTGGTTGCGACGCTTACATTTACGACCGTTGCCGAAGGGACTGTCGATTTCAGCGTCGTGGTCGCCGACAATCCGCAAAGTGCCGATCCAGACGACCTGGTGAGCTCGTTCAATAATACGGCTCGAAACGGTGAAGTCTTCAACGATGCAAACGTGAACGCCACCTTCTTCGAAGGTTCGTCAACAGCTGAAATCTCGCGTTGGACTGGCGGTACCGTCTCGCTCGATATCATGGCTGACCCAGTTGCTGGGGCGAACTTCGACTCCTACGAAGTCGTGGAAGACTACCTCGAGACCGAAGCTGGTGGGGATAATGATCCTCCAGTCGTGACTATCGGTGGTATTCAGTATTATGCTCTGGATGTCCTCGTAAATGACTTGGATGGTAATCTCGATCCAGTCGCAGCGCCGCGTTCTCGCTTCGAGATCATCGATGTCTCCACGCCGGCCGAAGGCACCGTAATGGTTCTAGATAATGCCCAAAGCGTGCAGGCAATCACTGATGAAGGAATCATGTCGCACCAGGTCCTGCTTTACCAGGTGCCTACCGGCGTTGGTGGCATTTCCGATATCTTTACTTACACGGTTAACGACACCGATTTGGTGAATAATCCAACCGGTGAAACCGAAGCTACCGTCTTTATCTCAATCACGGAAGTCGACCAGGAAGTCGTTATTGATCCGGATCCACTTGAAGTTGACGTGGAAGCAGGCGTTCCTACGGACCCGATTAATGTGATGGATAATGTTACACCGGGTGAGCCTTCTGACGTTCCAACCTTCATCACTTTTTGCGATGAAAATGGTGACGAACTGACCCCGTCGGACCTACAGGGTACCTTCACGGCTTTCCTGGACGAGAACGACAATCCAACCGGTGAGTTCACCTACGAATCGGATATTCCGGGCCTGGTGGAAACGATTACGTATAAGGTCAGTGACGGCGGAGATCAGATCACTACCGGCACGATTGTCTTCAAGACGCTGTTTGACAGCCTGCTTACCGGTGTCGTCTACTTCGATGTCGACAACGACGGTGTCGTTGACGAAAATGCCGATACCAACGCCAGCCCAGAGAAGCGAATTGGCGGCGTGACGATCGAACTGCTGGATGATGGCGGATCGGTTGTCGCAACCTCGGTTACTGATGCATCCGGTTTTTATAGCTTTGCCGGTTTCGACGAAGGAACTTATTCGGTCCGCATCACTGATCCGGCCTTTACCCGCAAGGGATTGACCACGACCGGTGGATTCACTCTGTCGGGTAGCACGATCGAAGATATCCAGGTTGGCGGTGGCGAACCAGGAACGTATACCGGATTGAACTTCGGTTACATCGGTCGCGATTACCAGTACATCGGTTTGGGTGATGCCATCGCCTCGAATACCGAAGACAGCATCACGCTGGCCTTCTCAAATACGGGCGGTTTGGATTCGCTGGAATGGTATGCCGTCGACATGGGTTGGGAAAACCTGGTTCAAGTTCGGTCCGATCTTTCGTACTTCGACGCTGAAACGGGGGCAAGTCAGATTGCCTTTGAGATAAGCGTCGACGGACTCGACGACCCCGTCCTTGTTGTTCAGGCTTTTTCGACCTCGACGCCTGGCTACATGGTCGTTGCCAATGGACCTGACGGCATGATCGTTCGTATTAACGGGGCCGGTGAGGAGATCATGACGAACATGACTGCCGCAATCGACGCTGCGTTCGCCGCCTTGTAA